A region from the Candidatus Electrothrix scaldis genome encodes:
- a CDS encoding bifunctional precorrin-2 dehydrogenase/sirohydrochlorin ferrochelatase, with translation MYPISLNIKGKLCVVIGGGNVAERKVLSLLKAHACVRIISPQLTLMLSELAANNALDWRNRGYQTGDLEGALLIFAATNNRKIQESVVRDAEQTGQLINVADAPDLCDFQVPAVVQRENLNLTVSTNGASPALAAKIRLELEEKYGEEYAILLRLMSRIRKQLCKDSSSTYTERKIVFQNILHEDIIHWIRGEQWEQLSQHLKTVLGPNTHFNLLELIEKEIKSS, from the coding sequence GTGTACCCTATCAGCTTAAATATCAAGGGGAAACTCTGTGTCGTTATTGGGGGAGGAAATGTGGCTGAACGGAAGGTCCTTTCTCTCCTCAAAGCTCATGCTTGTGTACGTATTATCAGTCCCCAACTCACTCTGATGTTGTCTGAACTCGCAGCAAATAACGCTCTGGACTGGCGCAATAGGGGCTATCAAACTGGAGATCTGGAGGGTGCCCTCCTGATCTTTGCAGCTACCAATAATCGAAAAATACAGGAGAGCGTTGTTCGCGATGCAGAGCAAACAGGCCAATTGATTAATGTGGCCGATGCTCCTGATCTTTGTGATTTCCAGGTACCTGCGGTTGTCCAGCGAGAAAATCTCAATCTTACCGTTTCCACCAATGGAGCAAGCCCAGCCCTGGCAGCAAAAATCCGTCTGGAGCTGGAAGAAAAATACGGAGAGGAGTATGCCATCCTTCTCCGCCTGATGTCTCGCATTAGGAAACAGCTCTGTAAGGATTCCTCTTCAACATACACGGAGAGGAAAATAGTATTCCAAAATATCCTCCATGAGGATATAATTCACTGGATACGAGGTGAGCAATGGGAACAATTATCACAGCACCTCAAGACTGTCCTCGGCCCGAATACACATTTTAATCTCCTTGAACTCATAGAAAAAGAGATAAAATCCTCATGA
- the ccsA gene encoding cytochrome c biogenesis protein CcsA translates to MSYLLFQASLVGYVAAAVVYAVFFFSQKIPTRNIARSLFIVAASLHTLNILFRYIEAGHTPITSIHETISFFSWSIAWCHLSFRWRYTVKNSGTFTSLIVLLLMLTASFAPREIFPLPPEMRSWILPVHASISIIADAFLALAAIGGIMYLLQERELKQKKFGFFFSRLPSLDTLDKLNQHCISIGFPLMTVGMLAGYIWARQLWGGRPWHWNPKIIMSVFTWLLYAGLMHQRFTLGWRGRRAAWITVIAFLAVLLTFWFMLRGGM, encoded by the coding sequence ATGAGCTATCTGCTTTTTCAAGCCAGCCTCGTAGGCTATGTAGCTGCTGCTGTCGTTTATGCTGTCTTTTTTTTCAGCCAGAAAATTCCGACAAGAAATATTGCCCGCTCTCTCTTTATCGTTGCAGCCTCTCTGCATACCCTGAATATCCTCTTCCGTTATATAGAAGCGGGGCATACTCCTATCACCAGCATTCACGAGACAATTTCCTTTTTTTCCTGGTCTATTGCCTGGTGCCACTTGTCTTTTCGCTGGCGGTACACTGTGAAAAATTCAGGAACCTTTACTTCTCTGATTGTCCTCCTTCTCATGCTGACAGCCTCATTTGCTCCACGTGAGATATTTCCCCTCCCTCCTGAGATGCGTTCCTGGATTCTGCCCGTTCATGCTTCCATTTCAATCATCGCGGACGCCTTTCTGGCCCTGGCTGCTATCGGTGGCATTATGTATCTCCTCCAGGAAAGAGAATTAAAACAGAAAAAATTCGGCTTCTTTTTTTCTCGCCTTCCCTCCTTAGATACGCTGGACAAGTTGAATCAGCACTGTATCAGTATTGGCTTTCCCTTAATGACCGTGGGAATGCTTGCCGGGTATATTTGGGCACGGCAGCTTTGGGGCGGTCGCCCCTGGCACTGGAACCCCAAAATTATTATGTCAGTGTTTACGTGGTTACTGTATGCCGGACTTATGCATCAACGTTTCACCCTGGGCTGGCGAGGACGCCGGGCGGCCTGGATAACGGTCATCGCCTTTCTTGCTGTGCTCCTGACATTCTGGTTCATGTTACGAGGAGGTATGTAA
- the hemA gene encoding glutamyl-tRNA reductase, producing the protein MGQYSIVLLGVNHKKTPLEIREKLALTGGYEDPLKKLRSLEGLQEYYLLSTCNRVEVLFICEDPEQMRREVLDLLFAGKVSRDEVAGCFYVYEDEEAIRHLFMVSSSLDSMIVGEAQILGQLKEAFRHAAEQKTAGLILNKLLHKSFSVAKRVRTETRIGANAVSISYAAVELGRKIFGDLHGKRVMLVGAGEMAELAAEHLMNQGIKEVVVANRTLERAMKLAARFKGRAVGLDEVVEQLLTVDILISSTGAEGLVLLKKDIAPLMPRRRNRPLFFIDIAVPRDLDPQINTLENIYLYDIDDLNNVVEMNREQRDKEAIKARRIVEEETLKFQRWLDGMEVTPTIVDLRAAAESICQAELAKTLPRLNGISAKEQKCIERMASSIVGKILHHPMQYLKSDHGCVDQSERIMQVRNLFHLNEQAGRSDK; encoded by the coding sequence ATGGGGCAGTATTCCATAGTTCTCCTCGGAGTAAACCACAAGAAAACCCCTCTGGAAATACGAGAGAAGCTTGCGCTCACCGGAGGATATGAAGATCCGCTAAAAAAATTGCGCTCACTGGAGGGACTCCAGGAATATTACCTTCTTTCAACCTGCAATCGAGTGGAAGTCCTCTTCATCTGTGAAGATCCCGAACAAATGCGCCGCGAAGTGCTTGACCTGCTTTTTGCAGGCAAGGTAAGTCGTGATGAGGTGGCAGGTTGCTTCTATGTCTATGAAGATGAGGAAGCGATCCGACACCTGTTCATGGTTTCCTCCAGCTTAGACTCCATGATTGTCGGTGAAGCGCAGATCCTGGGACAATTAAAAGAGGCTTTTCGCCACGCTGCGGAACAAAAAACAGCGGGCTTAATCCTCAACAAACTGCTGCATAAATCATTCTCTGTGGCCAAACGGGTGCGGACCGAGACCCGCATTGGAGCTAATGCGGTTTCCATCTCCTATGCTGCCGTGGAATTAGGGCGGAAGATTTTCGGAGACCTGCATGGCAAGCGCGTCATGTTGGTTGGAGCCGGTGAGATGGCAGAACTCGCAGCTGAGCACCTGATGAATCAGGGAATCAAGGAAGTTGTTGTAGCCAACCGTACCTTGGAACGTGCCATGAAGCTTGCAGCCCGCTTCAAGGGTAGAGCTGTTGGATTGGATGAAGTGGTTGAGCAACTGCTCACTGTGGATATCCTGATCAGCTCTACCGGTGCAGAAGGGCTTGTCCTGCTTAAGAAAGATATTGCGCCGCTTATGCCACGACGTCGCAACAGACCGCTCTTCTTTATCGATATTGCGGTCCCACGCGATCTTGATCCGCAAATCAATACGCTGGAGAATATTTACCTCTATGACATTGATGATCTGAACAATGTGGTGGAGATGAACCGCGAGCAGCGGGACAAGGAAGCCATCAAGGCCCGACGTATTGTCGAGGAAGAAACGCTGAAGTTTCAGCGCTGGCTCGATGGTATGGAGGTAACCCCCACCATTGTTGATCTCCGGGCGGCTGCTGAATCTATCTGTCAGGCAGAACTCGCTAAAACCCTGCCCCGACTTAACGGTATCAGTGCCAAAGAGCAAAAATGCATTGAGCGAATGGCCTCCTCCATAGTGGGAAAAATACTGCACCACCCCATGCAGTATCTTAAAAGTGATCATGGCTGTGTTGACCAATCCGAGCGAATCATGCAGGTCCGCAACCTGTTTCACCTCAATGAACAAGCAGGACGGAGTGACAAGTAA
- a CDS encoding OmpW family outer membrane protein produces MHVLSKFGVAAFVLGMSCGMGSTVMAAHSAGDVLLRVGAVTVMPDSESSAVTNLPDGVDDARVSVEDDTQLSLTATYMLTNNLGLELLAATPFTHDIVGEGDIEGVAVGETMHLPPTLSLQYHFGSENGIFNPYVGVGLNVTMFFDEEVDGQLVDTLNTLPTIAALGGISSIDMELDPSVGIAAQAGVDVKVAENWYLNAAVWYIDISTTAELTTDLGSTHEVDVDIDPWVVNVAVAYKF; encoded by the coding sequence ATGCATGTGTTAAGTAAATTCGGAGTTGCTGCTTTCGTACTTGGAATGTCTTGCGGAATGGGGTCCACGGTCATGGCAGCGCATAGCGCAGGCGATGTCTTACTTCGTGTAGGTGCAGTCACGGTTATGCCAGATAGTGAAAGTAGTGCTGTTACAAATTTGCCTGATGGTGTTGATGATGCTCGGGTGAGTGTTGAAGATGACACGCAGCTTAGTTTGACAGCGACTTATATGCTGACCAATAATTTAGGCTTGGAATTGCTGGCGGCAACCCCCTTTACACATGATATCGTTGGTGAAGGAGATATCGAAGGTGTTGCAGTGGGAGAAACTATGCACCTGCCCCCTACACTCTCTCTGCAGTATCACTTTGGTAGTGAAAACGGCATCTTTAATCCGTATGTCGGCGTTGGTCTCAATGTCACCATGTTTTTCGACGAAGAGGTCGATGGACAGCTTGTTGATACCCTGAATACCCTGCCGACTATTGCAGCTTTGGGTGGGATTAGTTCCATTGATATGGAGTTGGATCCTTCAGTTGGTATTGCAGCTCAGGCTGGTGTAGACGTAAAAGTTGCTGAGAACTGGTATCTCAATGCCGCAGTATGGTATATTGACATCAGCACAACGGCTGAATTGACCACAGATTTGGGCAGCACCCACGAAGTGGATGTGGATATCGATCCCTGGGTCGTGAACGTAGCGGTTGCGTATAAATTTTAA
- a CDS encoding trypsin-like peptidase domain-containing protein, whose translation MIPPEKDLAAKLTKALAPKTPVERASMCTLSVKTAAGFGSGFFLSDDGYIITNRHVVRGSEKQKQKVETTIEQNRQNLRRYKHSLDTAEKQYKIYRDDLEEKEVLLKKLRQTGQVERAYFKAKQQELYEAEKRLRREEQRLAKAEKEYRSKKKAFDKQTEKFFRSQRELARQGSFTIILADETELYASLYRISDDHDLALLKISGYKTPFLHPVQQKELAQGQKVFAVGSPVDLKLKNTVTSGVLSAFRANFIQTNAQIYPGNSGGPLIDSQGRVIGVNTMKLLTRKFEGLGFAIPINLVFSEFEDYLLQQ comes from the coding sequence TTGATCCCTCCTGAAAAAGATTTGGCAGCAAAACTGACCAAAGCCTTAGCGCCGAAGACCCCTGTGGAACGGGCAAGTATGTGTACCCTTTCTGTTAAAACCGCTGCTGGTTTTGGGTCAGGATTTTTTCTTTCAGATGATGGTTATATCATTACCAATAGACATGTTGTTCGGGGGAGTGAAAAACAAAAGCAAAAGGTTGAGACTACGATTGAGCAGAATAGGCAAAATCTCCGGCGGTATAAGCATTCTCTGGATACGGCTGAAAAACAGTACAAAATTTATAGGGATGATTTGGAGGAAAAGGAGGTACTTTTAAAGAAACTGAGACAAACAGGGCAAGTCGAACGGGCATATTTTAAGGCAAAGCAGCAGGAATTGTATGAAGCCGAAAAACGCCTTCGGCGGGAGGAACAACGGTTAGCCAAGGCGGAAAAGGAGTATCGATCTAAAAAAAAGGCCTTTGACAAGCAAACAGAGAAATTTTTCCGTAGCCAAAGGGAATTGGCGAGACAGGGAAGCTTCACAATTATTTTGGCTGACGAAACCGAATTATATGCATCTCTTTATAGAATCAGTGATGATCATGACTTGGCTTTACTCAAAATCAGTGGGTATAAAACGCCGTTCCTTCATCCTGTCCAGCAAAAGGAGTTAGCCCAGGGGCAAAAGGTTTTTGCTGTAGGAAGCCCTGTGGATCTCAAATTGAAAAACACAGTGACTTCAGGTGTGTTGTCCGCTTTTCGTGCTAATTTCATTCAGACGAATGCTCAAATTTACCCAGGAAATAGTGGTGGTCCTTTGATTGATAGCCAGGGGAGGGTGATCGGGGTTAATACAATGAAGCTCCTCACTCGCAAATTTGAAGGCTTGGGCTTTGCCATTCCTATCAATCTCGTCTTTTCTGAATTCGAGGATTATCTTCTTCAGCAATAA
- a CDS encoding cobyrinate a,c-diamide synthase, with translation MMNSRNALIIAGTHSGCGKTTLALGIMAALKERGMHVQPFKCGPDFIDPTLHHLMTNQVSRNLDVRMCGEEYVRRLFYTHAPSTIPTPPGAISIIEGVMGLFDGGQGSAATLSRTLNVPVLLVVDVRSAAESVAAVVKGFETLDPQVQVAGVIFNRVGSERHIQMIRDAVRQYCRAEIIGFLPRESEIALPSRHLGLHMGTEVELNRQGLVALIEEALDVDLLLKISQQCQKENFPQAEIEPFSRPSCPASVRLGVARDEAFCFYYQDNLDMLEREGAELVRFSPLHDASLPDGLDGLYLGGGYPELYAEILSGNTSMRSAVQKFSCSGKPVYAECGGFMYLTEAIISSDEKEYPLVGVYPVIARMQKGLRRLGYRQVEIQTDTILGHAGCHCYGHEFHYSTIGTMPKEIQRGYVLDDGRVEGYLQGNTLAGYVHLHWGRTPEVARCFIQTMQQMKGFQE, from the coding sequence ATGATGAACAGCAGAAACGCCCTTATTATAGCTGGAACTCATTCCGGCTGTGGAAAAACCACCCTTGCCCTTGGAATTATGGCTGCCTTGAAGGAACGGGGCATGCACGTCCAACCCTTCAAATGCGGCCCGGATTTTATCGACCCCACCCTACATCATTTGATGACCAATCAGGTTTCGCGCAATTTAGATGTACGGATGTGCGGAGAGGAGTATGTGCGCCGTCTCTTTTATACCCATGCACCCTCAACAATACCTACGCCACCTGGAGCTATATCGATTATTGAGGGGGTAATGGGCTTATTTGATGGTGGTCAAGGTTCTGCTGCTACCTTGTCCAGGACGCTCAATGTGCCTGTGCTCCTTGTGGTGGATGTTCGCTCCGCAGCCGAGAGTGTGGCCGCTGTCGTCAAAGGCTTTGAGACCCTGGACCCTCAGGTGCAGGTTGCCGGGGTGATTTTTAATCGGGTCGGAAGTGAGCGTCATATCCAAATGATCAGAGATGCTGTCAGGCAATATTGCCGGGCTGAGATTATAGGTTTCTTGCCCCGAGAGAGTGAGATTGCCTTGCCGTCCCGCCATCTTGGCTTGCATATGGGCACGGAAGTTGAACTCAACCGACAAGGGCTAGTGGCACTCATAGAGGAAGCTCTTGATGTGGATCTCTTGCTGAAAATATCGCAACAGTGTCAGAAAGAGAATTTCCCGCAAGCAGAAATAGAACCCTTTTCTCGGCCATCCTGTCCAGCTTCGGTTCGTCTTGGTGTCGCCCGTGATGAGGCCTTTTGCTTTTACTATCAAGATAATTTGGACATGCTGGAAAGGGAAGGGGCAGAGTTGGTACGCTTTAGCCCTCTTCATGATGCCTCTCTTCCTGATGGACTTGATGGGCTATACTTAGGTGGAGGATATCCTGAACTTTATGCTGAGATCTTGTCTGGTAATACTTCTATGCGTTCAGCTGTACAAAAATTCTCTTGCTCCGGTAAGCCAGTGTATGCCGAATGCGGTGGGTTTATGTATTTGACCGAGGCTATTATCTCTTCAGATGAAAAGGAATACCCGCTGGTTGGAGTATATCCGGTCATTGCAAGGATGCAGAAAGGTCTACGTAGGCTGGGGTATCGGCAGGTGGAGATACAGACTGATACCATTCTTGGCCATGCCGGTTGCCATTGTTATGGACACGAATTTCATTATTCGACCATTGGGACCATGCCCAAGGAGATTCAACGTGGCTATGTGCTGGACGATGGGCGAGTCGAGGGGTACCTGCAAGGAAATACCTTAGCAGGTTATGTTCATCTCCATTGGGGCAGAACGCCAGAGGTAGCCAGGTGTTTTATCCAGACCATGCAGCAAATGAAAGGTTTTCAGGAATAG